A single genomic interval of Helianthus annuus cultivar XRQ/B chromosome 13, HanXRQr2.0-SUNRISE, whole genome shotgun sequence harbors:
- the LOC110901181 gene encoding ATP-dependent RNA helicase DEAH11, chloroplastic, with product MEVSGEFTASLTSSSSTDEVFNVYFKGLVCGETVSIRICDTSYRCLYELRISSLFDAGDLVELQALMEALNVAVNLGLKRVAIFCRSNLVYQYLKGKRQPTSNKVTTLVDQVNLIRSKFVYQALFHMKRNYMKFVYRLIAKWTNSDSYFTIIEQCTICFEYIHNDQIYTVHKCLHRYCFSCMRQHVEAKLLQGKLPECPHEKCESKIGIDSCKKFLNPELYDIMRLRVKEASILPKDRVYCPFSKCSAFMSKTEVIAHTPSSSSTAAGDTGMRRCVECNRLFCINCKVPWHDDMTCSGYMKSYVFQSSNDAKLKSLATKERWRECINCKNLVELTSGCYHIECRYGLNAIADADISFATRVERSGLTRNRRAGVGSGMSITLFMRSGVEMAHDIGDE from the exons ATGGAGGTCTCCGGTGAATTCACAGCCTCTTTAACCTCATCGTCATCGACCGATGAGGTGTTTAACGTCTATTTCAAGGGTCTGGTATGTGGTGAAACTGTTTCGATAAGGATTTGCGATACAAGCTATCGTTGTTTATATGAGTTGCGGATATCATCTTTATTTGACGCTGGTGATCTGGTGGAACTCCAAGCTTTGATGGAAGCCTTGAATGTTGCTGTTAATCTTGGGTTAAAACGGGTTGCTATTTTCTGTCGTAGCAATTTGGTCTATCAATAT CTCAAAGGTAAAAGGCAACCAACAAGCAACAAGGTTACGACATTGGTTGATCAAGTGAACCTTATTCGAAGTAAATTCGTTTATCAAGCCCTATTTCATATGAAGCGAAACTATATGAAGTTTGTATATAGACTAATCGCAAAATGGACCAACAGCGATTCTTACTTTACGATAATTGAGCAATGCACAATTTGTTTTGAATATATCCACAATGATCAAATATATACAGTCCACAAATGTCTGCATAGATATTGCTTTTCTTGTATGAGACAACATGTAGAAGCAAAGTTACTTCAAGGGAAGCTGCCCGAATGCCCACATGAAAAATGTGAATCCAAAATCGGAATTGATAGCTGCAAAAAGTTTCTAAATCCAGAATTATATGATATTATGAGGTTAAGGGTAAAAGAAGCTTCTATCCTGCCAAAAGATAGAGTTTATTGCCCGTTTTCAAAGTGTTCGGCTTTCATGTCAAAAACCGAGGTCATAGCACATACACCTTCTTCGTCGTCTACTGCTGCTGGAGATACTGGAATGAGAAGGTGTGTTGAATGTAATCGCCTTTTTTGTATAAATTGCAAAGTACCTTGGCATGATGATATGACTTGCTCGGGTTACATGAAGTCGTACGTGTTTCAGTCTTCTAATGATGCAAAACTAAAGTCTCTGGCAACAAAAGAACGTTGGCGCGAGTGTATTAATTGCAAGAATTTGGTTGAACTAACGAGCGGGTGTTACCATATTGAATGCAG ATATGGTTTGAATGCGATTGCAGATGCGGATATCAGTTTTGCTACACGTGTGGAGCGGAGTGGCTTGACAAGAAACAGACGTGCGGGTGTCGGCTCTGGGATGAGCATAACATTATTTATGCGTAGCGGCGTTGAAATGGCCCATGATATTGGTGATGAGTGA
- the LOC110898450 gene encoding E3 ubiquitin-protein ligase itt1, with protein sequence MNDDIEELTTIAAEQRREFTAAVAAESDLELAYRLQLEEAMAASLAAQPSSSNSSLQSPQPPPPISINDGGVNLQTLTLDLEKFETEIKDQIVIATEMKKLQVDLNRRIHDQKLAREISQMPEDQWLEVGDNFARPYGEGCSSSKSEDDLETFRVYFKGLFSEERVCGASCSNSNGTVTMAGIGVAVCDSMDEMIFEVRKPLDLRKGDRMSRRSLEEQSLIEALNVAAALDLKRIMFCCDYYPLYNYVSGRWKPKQQKIVKFLDQVNLLRKRFTYCEPSLIASKDVKFAFKLAREAINSQISKVVSSQEKLENCVICLDDKSIDQFFPVEGCTHRYCYSCIKQHVEVKLLHGVLPKCPHEGCGNELKIESCEKFLTLKFTEMMRQRLKEDSIPVTEKFYCPYPKCSSLMSKTESFRLPRSVNGYGARTCSKCHGNFCVYCRVPWHENLSCVEYKRRNPTPLVEESKLKNLAARNLWRQCIKCKHMIELAAGCYHMTCRCGYEFCYTCGAEWKDKKATCNCPIWDEENIVDTDEEEEDDDFEDEDVDDDDDDDEEYASESDDEYYF encoded by the exons ATGAACGACGACATAGAAGAACTCACCACAATCGCCGCCGAACAACGCCGCGAGTTCACCGCCGCGGTAGCCGCCGAATCCGACCTAGAACTAGCATACCGTTTGCAACTCGAAGAAGCCATGGCTGCATCTCTAGCTGCTCAACCTTCATCCTCCAATTCATCGTTACAATCTCCACAACCACCGCCTCCGATCTCGATCAACGACGGTGGCGTAAACctccaaaccctaaccctagaCCTTGAGAAATTCGAAACAGAAATTAAAGACCAAATTGTTATTGCAACCGAGATGAAGAAGCTGCAGGTGGATCTCAACCGTAGAATCCACGACCAGAAGCTTGCTCGCGAGATTTCACAGATGCCGGAGGATCAGTGGCTAGAAGTCGGTGACAATTTCGCGCGGCCGTACGGCGAGGGTTGCTCTTCGTCGAAGAGCGAAGATGATTTAGAAACATTTAGGGTTTATTTTAAGGGTTTGTTCAGTGAGGAGAGGGTTTGTGGTGCTAGTTGTTCGAATTCGAACGGAACGGTTACAATGGCGGGGATCGGTGTGGCGGTATGTGATTCGATGGATGAGATGATTTTTGAGGTGAGGAAGCCTCTGGATTTGCGTAAAGGTGATCGGATGAGTAGGCGGAGCCTGGAAGAGCAGTCGTTGATTGAGGCGTTGAACGTTGCAGCTGCTTTGGATCTCAAGAGAATTATGTTTTGTTGCGATTATTATCCGCTTTATAATTAT GTTAGTGGGCGGTGGAAGCCAAAACAACAAAAGATTGTAAAGTTTTTGGATCAAGTGAATCTCCTTCGGAAACGTTTCACATACTGTGAGCCGTCTCTTATTGCTAGTAAGGATGTTAAATTTGCGTTTAAGCTTGCACGAGAAGCAATAAATTCGCAGATAAGCAAGGTGGTGTCAAGTCAAGAAAAGCTTGAAAATTGTGTAATATGCTTAGACGATAAATCTATAGACCAATTCTTTCCAGTCGAAGGTTGTACACACCGATACTGCTATTCTTGTATTAAGCAACATGTAGAGGTGAAATTGCTTCATGGAGTGTTACCAAAATGCCCTCATGAAGGTTGCGGGAATGAATTGAAGATAGAAAGTTGTGAGAAGTTCTTGACCCTGAAGTTTACTGAGATGATGAGACAGCGGTTGAAAGAAGATTCAATCCCGGTGACGGAAAAATTTTATTGCCCTTATCCTAAATGCTCCTCGTTGATGTCAAAAACCGAATCTTTTAGGCTTCCTAGATCGGTTAATGGATATGGAGCTAGAACATGTTCCAAATGTCATGGTAATTTCTGCGTTTATTGCAGGGTTCCATGGCATGAAAATCTGAGTTGTGTCGAGTACAAAAGAAGAAATCCAACACCACTTGTGGAAGAATCAAAGCTTAAAAATCTGGCAGCAAGGAATTTGTGGCGGCAGTGCATAAAATGCAAACATATGATAGAATTGGCAGCCGGTTGCTACCACATGACATGCAG GTGTGGATATGAATTTTGCTACACGTGTGGAGCGGAGTGGAAGGACAAGAAGGCTACATGCAATTGTCCTATTTGGGATGAAGAAAATATTGTGGatactgatgaagaagaagaggatgatgatttTGAGGATGAGGATGTTGATGACGACGACGATGACGACGAGGAGTATGCTTCTGAGTCTGATGATGAGTATTATTTCTAA